The genome window CATGTATGGATATTAATACCCACATTGGGCAATTTTTGAGTAATGGGATATTCGGCTTGATATTGCTTACGACATAGAAATAAAAAAAATACTTTTTATTTCTATGTCGTAAGCGGGTAACCGGTTGGTAAATCTACAAGTTGTCATAAAAGGTATTTTTGGCTGATAATCAGATAATTACCTAAGTATGAAAACTGAAAGGCGAGTGAGCTCGTAAATTAAGCAAACCTGTTGCACGTTTATGAGCAGTAATTCACAGACAATAATGATTTTCCAGGTATTGCGGAACGAATTATAAATGAAAGCGTTAATTACCTAGCTGGCTATAGCATAGTATTTGTTTGTATGTAGTACCCGTAGGTCAGCTAACGTCAATTTGAGAGCCTTGTTATTTATTATTATATATTATGTAATAATAAATAATTTTTATAATATTAGCAAATTATAAGTTTTTGATTTTGATAGTGTTGTATTGATGGGCTAAGATGTTTAAATGTTAGTAATTATCAACATTTGGTAATAGTAAAATTATTATTATTGAGTGATTGAAAATTATTGAGTAAAAAAAGGTATTAACCACAGCGGCTTTTATGTATTATTTTATATAAATGCTTATTAATTAATATTGTTAAATATTTTAATTTCTAATTAATTTAAACTATTTCGTTTTGAAGACAAGATTATACCGGTTGTTATACTGCTGTGCAGTTTTTTTTATTTTTATTTTCCCCGCTGCCAACGCGGTAGCCGCTACTACAATAGCAAGCATAACCGGCGGGTTGGCGGCTAACCCATTAAACATAAGTCAAACTGCCATTGCCGTTTACGGTTTTTCTGTAAGAACCACTTCTACTACCACTTTTACCGGGTTTACATTTTCTGCTACACAAACAATCGGCACTTATTTTTCAAACTTTAAAATATACAGTTCTACAAACACTACTTACACCGCCGGAACGGACCCTATTGTTACCGGTGCAAGTATAGTTGTGGGTGCAACAACCATATCTATTACAATTCCTACTGCAACTGTAAACAGCGGATCAACTGCAACAAACTTCTTTTTAGTTGCGGATTATACCGTAGCCAGTTCAACTTCAAGTACTTTTCAATTTGCCCTTACCGGCACAACATCCAGTGCCGCCTATACAGGGGGCACACAGGCGGGTATAAATTACACTTTGTCGGCGTCCACCTGTGATTGGGTTGGCAATACCAGCAATGCATGGGCAACGCCCGGAAACTGGCAGGCGGGCCGCGTGCCCGGAACTTATGATGCTGTTCAGATAGCGGTAAACTATTCGCCTAACAGCACCAATAGTGTTCCGGTGGTAAGCACGTCGACCAACATAGGGTCGCTAACATTTGGTGGCTTATTTACCAGCGGTGGTGTAAATTTCCCGGGTGTAAGTGTTAACACCGGCAAAACGCTGGCTGTCAGCGGCGATATAAATGTTATAGTAGATGCCAATCCCGGGAGTTACACCTATACGGGTACGCCGGTTGTTGCGCCATACCCTACTACCTCGCTGCCCACCAACCAGTTTTTAATAAAGGGTGCCGGAACGTTATCTGCGGTAAATTTTAATATCAACGCCAATTACGATAGTCAGGCTGCCCAATCAACCCAGCAGGCGGTGATTTCCTCTATCACAAATCTTGTACTTTCGGGCAATATGGTGCTAACATCCGAAAATTACAGGCCCGGCGGCACCACCTATAACCAGGTTGCCAGCTTTTATTTAACTGATGGAACTACCGACATAGCGGGTAAGGTAAAATTGGTAAATACTGTTTCTGGTACCACCACCTACCCGGTTAGCGGTTTCATGATTAACCCTACAACATCAGCGGGCGCTACACTCCAGCTCGATAACGCAACGCCATGGTCATTACTTACTGCTAACGGATCAAACTATATCGACCTGAACAATACCTATGCAGAGGTAAACTATGCGGGTACCGGCCAAACAATCACTACATCAACTGCTATAACCGGTTTGCCATCGGGGCTAACTTATTATGATCTTACGCTTTCCGGCGGTACGCAAACACCTGCAGCAGGCACGCTAACAGTAGGGCACGATTTTACCACAACATCCACTGCTGCCAATTTTAACACCAATAATACGGTATTAACGGTAAGCGATATTTCCTATATAAACGGAGGTACGATGAACCTGGGTTCCGGCACTTTTACATCCACTAATGGCATCGATATTTATGGCACTTCGGTGCTTAACGGGGGGAGCGGAAATATTGTGGACGGAAACTTTTTCCGTGTAAATAATGATCTTTCAAATGCTACGGTTAATTTGGGAAGCGGCACCACAACTATTGCCAATGCTGCACAATTTTTCGGAGGTACAACAACTTGCGGGACAGGGGCAGTTAGCATAACACAGTCAACTCAAATCTATACAGGGGCAACCCTAAACGCAGGCTCAGCCAGCGGGGCGTCATTAACCTTTACGGGCTCTTATCAAAATTTCTCGGGTGGTGCGTTTACCGCAGGAGGTGGAAGCGTATTTTATAATGGCAGCTATTCCAATTCAGGAACCTTTACCGCAGGTACGGGTACAGTTTATTTTAACCTTGCCGGTGCGCAGGCCTTAAGTGATAACAGCACTGCCGGAACAACATTTAACAAGGTGAACTTCCAAAACAGCGGCACCAAAACAATGTCGGGCACCAAGGGCTTTGCGGTATCAAATATCGGGGTGCTCACCATGGCCGGCACTGCTTCTTTAGCAGCAGGTGGTGTTT of Mucilaginibacter xinganensis contains these proteins:
- a CDS encoding T9SS type A sorting domain-containing protein; this translates as MKTRLYRLLYCCAVFFIFIFPAANAVAATTIASITGGLAANPLNISQTAIAVYGFSVRTTSTTTFTGFTFSATQTIGTYFSNFKIYSSTNTTYTAGTDPIVTGASIVVGATTISITIPTATVNSGSTATNFFLVADYTVASSTSSTFQFALTGTTSSAAYTGGTQAGINYTLSASTCDWVGNTSNAWATPGNWQAGRVPGTYDAVQIAVNYSPNSTNSVPVVSTSTNIGSLTFGGLFTSGGVNFPGVSVNTGKTLAVSGDINVIVDANPGSYTYTGTPVVAPYPTTSLPTNQFLIKGAGTLSAVNFNINANYDSQAAQSTQQAVISSITNLVLSGNMVLTSENYRPGGTTYNQVASFYLTDGTTDIAGKVKLVNTVSGTTTYPVSGFMINPTTSAGATLQLDNATPWSLLTANGSNYIDLNNTYAEVNYAGTGQTITTSTAITGLPSGLTYYDLTLSGGTQTPAAGTLTVGHDFTTTSTAANFNTNNTVLTVSDISYINGGTMNLGSGTFTSTNGIDIYGTSVLNGGSGNIVDGNFFRVNNDLSNATVNLGSGTTTIANAAQFFGGTTTCGTGAVSITQSTQIYTGATLNAGSASGASLTFTGSYQNFSGGAFTAGGGSVFYNGSYSNSGTFTAGTGTVYFNLAGAQALSDNSTAGTTFNKVNFQNSGTKTMSGTKGFAVSNIGVLTMAGTASLAAGGVLTLRSDATGTATVAAIPAACSVTGTVKVERYITGGAGYRGYRILSSPVSVGTDGSGNKIWSIDYIVNSTYVSGTSFPATATSKVGNPCFYLYRENLAPTYSSFLTSNNRGIKSIASSPSYTIDIDGGPYSIPVGNGVMYFFRGSTTTTSPYTSSSTPVAATVTASGTLTQGNVQVVDWYNPTSTTLSVTTLAGNASVRGLNLIGNPYASPIDWSKFSSTVATNAIYGPNVNPTIYELKPGTNAYGTYNALTTAALNNGSPIVSSGQGFFVQANNSGTATLKFTENAKTLVQPSGFTYLAGASTENTAYNQYMILNISKDTTSKSEILIGLNAGSGKKYNHIEDDKYFASQNLAQSMWITSADSINLVSKWMPMPKAKLADTAFLTVKAATSGRYTIARSDLKPVPALYDIWLMDNYKKDSLDIKHNSTYAFDVNLADTNSFGAHRFQVIIRQNPALGVHLLNFAAVKATAGAKVSWKTENEADYTHFAVERSTDNGVTFTQLNTVVSSFQQTYSFVDENPPIAVNQYRLKLTDLDGTVTYSKVVTLMYSTLSNIVAYNPISIYPNPTKGNLNVSITPNTLSLPTSGDYSFNIVITGSNGVVVKKAITSQLEWQDNVASLTPGSYVVQIINNKDKSVVGKTKFVKM